agtgtctttcaagggtcctaagggtataagggtgtcttataaggggtttgttgtgagaCCTAAGTATAAGTTCATCGCGGTTATGACCTTAAAGTcgtgtttgaggaagaagtgtcccttgagtCTTTGTTAAGTGAGAGATCTACGAGTAGAGCCGCAGACAGCTTCTGAtatacctgtggtgggagagtttgatgatgtctttccagaggagataccgGGGTTGCCGCCAAAGAGAGATGTTGACTTcaatgtggagcttaaaccgggaacaggTCCTGTATCTAAAGGACCATACCGCATGGCACCTAAGGAGTTAGAAGAGTTGAAGAAATAGTTACATGAGCTGTTAGAGAAGGGGTATATCCGGccaagtgtgtcaccgtggggagctccagttttgTTTGTAAAGAAggaagatgggagtatgaggctatgtatcgactacagagagcttaaccatgttacagtgaagaacaagtatcctttgccaaggattgatgatcttttttaccagctgagtggagcaggggtgttctctaagatcgatctgaggttaggttatcaccagttgaggatagaaGATGAGGACATTCCCAAGACAGCTTTCCGGTCTCgttatggccactatgagtatgtggtaatgccttttggtttgactaaTGCACCAGTAGCTTTCATGGATCTGATGAATCGGAATTTTAGTccgtttttggacaagtttgtggttgtcttcattgatgatatcttagtctactctaagactaaggaggatcaTGAGGAGTACTTAAGGATAGTTTTGCAGACTCTGCGAGAGAACCAACTTTATTCCaagttatctaagtgtgagttctggttagaggaggtggcttttctgggtcttGTGATATCTAGGAAGGGGGTGtccgtggatcctagcaagattgaggcagtgaccaagtgggaatcaccaaagAGTGTTGCTGaggttcggagtttcttgggtcttGCTGGTTACTACAgaaggttcgtgaaagacttttccactATAGCACGGCTTATAActactttgatgaggaaagagaccaaatttgtttgggatgagagttgtgagacggcgttccagaccttaaaggaacgtttgaccacagctcctattctagctttgccagagggatgtgagaactttgaagtatataccgatgcttcaaagaatggtctgggttgtgttttgatgcaggatgGGAAGGTTATaccttatgcttcgaggcagttgaagccatatgaggagaactaccctactcatgatttggagctgggtgcggttgtctttgctcttaagatttggagacactacctttacGGGGCAACCTTTAATGTGTTTTCAGattataagagtctaaagtatatctacactcaaagggagcttaacatgcgacagagacgatggatggagctgattggggactacgatatggagatcatctatcacgagggtaaggctaacgttGTTACAGatactttgagtaggaagagcgttcattcgctatgcacagctatgtctttgctgaagatgagggatgagatgtccaagatggggatctatatgataaggaaaggggatgccatcggggatttgacgatcgagccggatttgtacgagaacatcaagagtaagtaagagcttgatcctaagattcaagagtggaagtctagagtggagagtggcacagtttccaggttttctatctaTACAGACGGGAGTGTtcgatttgatgggagatggtgtgttcctgatgatacagatttgaggagagtgatcctgacggaggctcattgcattccttattcggttcacccaggaggtgacaagctgtataaagaccttaagaagactttttggtggcccaacatgaagagagatgtggCTGAGTTcatggctagatgtttgacctgtcagagggtcaagggtgagcagcggagaccacaaggtaagattcaatcccttgaggtacctgagtggaagtgggagtcgatctctatggattcgtcgtggggttacctaggtcacagcaaggtaacaacatgatctgggtgatcgTTGACcggttaacaaagtcagctcatttcgttcctatgaaggatacctggtctaagatgcagctggccttGGGTTAGAGGAGACATGTTATCCGGTTACAAGGTATACCCAAAGATATAGTGTCTGaccgagatgcgaggtttatatccaagttttggcatgAACTACAGGATTTGATgggtactaccttgaagatgagtacagcttttcatcctgcaactgatggtcagactgagaggactatcaagactttgtaggacatgttgagagcatgtaccatggagtttgggggaagttgggaggatagactggatctgatcgagttttcgtacaacaacagctaccacactagtatcGCGAAGGCACCTTTCGAGGCTTTATATGGttggaagtgccgaagtccattttgttgggacgacagttcagaggcagtggttttaggaccacagctggtacaagatatggttgagcaggtTCGGTTAAgtcgtcaaaagatgaaagcagctcaggatcgccagaagagttatgccgacttgcaccgcagagacatcgagttcgcagtagttgacaaggtccttttgaaagtgtcaccaatgcgaggagtgatgagatttggaatgaaaggcaagttgagccagaagtttataggtccttatgagattttggaccgtgtaggcaaggtagcctacaggttagctttgccaccagctttggatagagtccacaatgtcttccatgttttgCAGCTCcagaagtatgtgagcgatccgtcacatgtgcttgaggttgagaacatcaagctcgatgagtccttgtcctatgttgaggttcctaaagagattctagaccgcaaagtacgcaagacaaggaatggtgagaccgtcttactcaaggtactttggtctaatcataatgtggaggaggccacatgggaaccagaggaggctatgcgagagcgttttccaaacctttttgatcaggtacggttggttacggggacgtaaccgttgtctttttagggggtaggagatggtcgcatgtgtgTTTTTGGGTAGTTTGAGTCCAGTTTGAGTCGAGTTACTGGTGTTTTATGATGTTTTGTGCTATTATATTGTTTGGTATGTTGTGTTGGGAGGTCGTTTGGTTGTGGTTTGATTTTGATTGAgtgtgaacttcagggacgaagttctttttaaggggggaagactgtaatactacggattttataggctggtactcgaccgagtatggcctacttggtcgagtaaagtgtgttgtgtatcctgtttggctagtgcccaggaatactcggccgagtatgtggaatactcgaccgagtagagggtactcggccgagtatactctatactcgaccgagtatccggtctgacgggtaatatttccGCGGTTTAATTTGGAAATGGTTAGGGCGTTATATATTTCGCTAAACAGTTTCAAATTACGTTCTATAAAACCTAAAACATcatacgacgctctaatcacctCCAAATCTCCCCCTAAAGTGTGTGTGATCATTAGCAAGTGCATTCATTCCCTTAATTCTTCGTCGGTAAGTTCTTTTTCTCATGTTCAATGGTTTATATtgctagggtttgtctttgattgtGAATTGGGGGAATGGGGTATGGAAATTAGTGATTATGTTATGTTTTTGTTGTTTAggcggagacttcgtagaggagccgttctaatTTGCTTGCTCGCATTCCTTgctgttgtgctaaggtaggatttccctactcaattcctgtaatacccgtccttttagggaccctttaaccaacgttgactgaccttagatgCCTTGTtggaccttcggaaaccttatgaGTGGTGTTTAGTGGTGATATGGCCTTTACCTTggttgttactcgatctagctgaggttactcgatcgagtagctagggagctcgatcgagtagggctcactcgatcgagtaagttggttactcgatcgagtggcgggttttcagcggggaattatatatcgtgttttgagaaaccacaaatcatttccgcctctttcccaAAACCTAAATGTCATCTCTCCACCTTCCCTTTACCATAGATCCTTCCATGGGATCCTTTAAGGATGCTTGTGCCATAGGAGTGGattacttgagtcgggtagcggtctttttgcCGGGTTGCTATGTGTAggtatatcatcatcatcattgttgttgttgtgttctCAGTTAGGGCAGGAATAGTAGTGATGGAGGGTTGTATTGtatgtataggtgttgcttgattgatgAGTGCTGCGTGATAGGAcgaggaatcgctgcggttgctaaaggtaggttcgcctactcagtttctgttggttctTAGTGTGTCACTTAttgtgttgattgtagtgtcggtATAATTGGATTGTCTGTGttgttggttggtgttgtgttgtctgGATTggcgtgattgtgattgtttgtctatggttctcgaggtgcgacctcggctgagtggagtcacttgcgggagtagcttcacgccctagttttgacctccgtggaacccgccatgggaggggatgtgcacattaatgggacagggtcatcgctcgatatgatgagcggggcttaggtgggaacggctgcggtcccccactggcaggcgggtccagtggacaatcggtgacggtgattggctgGAGTGGTTGTGACTTGTGTGTGTGCTTGGTTGTGTTCGTAGTATGTTGGTAGTTGATGTggtgtcttgcctcagttactgaccttgtgtggttgtttcttgtttgtttctattgtgtctgtcgtgatcccttatggtgagcagtcagtcttagcaggtgatgtttttaatggtagctggagtcttggcgggatgagtcttcacgagtcatgGCAGGAGTAGGTTATATAGTGTTGATGAGTTGTATTGGTTGTATCAGCagttttggtttaatcacttgtaaagttattataaatgttcttttatcgacttttgataattactttcctcgggcaaccgagatggtaatacctttttttttggtgaaatgtgagtatgtaTATTATATATCAAAGAACCGTATCAATTACAGCTTATATCACAAAATCATCAACTGCTATCACTGACCACAAACAACTCAAAACAAACTAAATTCCTAAGAATTTCAGACAATCTACCCTAGCCATAGCTAGCTCCTGACCAAGCTTAAGCTTGATCCTTCCCGGTACAGCTTCTTCTATCTGTTTCACTACTCCCTCAGGTCTGAGGAGACAGTAGTTTACACGCGCATTGTTCCTTTGAGCCCAAATAGCATAATGATAAGCATTCAGAATGACGGCCATAGTTTTCCACTGGACAGAATTAGTAACACTTGCAGCCAGGTGACTAATAGTAAGCAAATTAGTTCCAATCCAATTCTCAAGAATATGCTTGACTTTGCAGCTGTAACCACAGCTAGAGAACAAATGATCAATTGTTTCAGGCATACTGTCACAGAGAATACATCTGTCATCAGAACAGTATCCAAAATTATGCAGCTTTGCCTTTGTATTCACCCCCCTGTAGCATTAACCAGGAAATTAATGAATGCTTGGGAATGTTCTAGTTGTTCCAAACAATGGACTGCCAAGGTTGAGGAGCTTGGACAGGTTTAAGCCATTCATAGCCTCTTCTAATGGAATATCCCTTAGGATGAGAAATCCAAACACCATCCACAAACCCGTCTTTCAATTTTTCCTTGACTTTGCAGATTTGTTTCCAGACCCATGTAGCATCAGAAGTAGGGATATATTCATGCCAGTCTTTATCTTTCAGATAAACATCATGCACCCTTCTGATCCAGAGCCTATCTGACTTTGTATAGATCCAATCAACCAATTTACCCACAGTTGCAATGTTCCATACTTCAGCTTTCTTAATACCAAGCCCAGCTTCCTGTTTTGTCATGGTAACCTTGTCCCACGCAACTAGAGGCACCCTATGATAGTCTGGACTGCTGTCCCATAAGTAGTTTCTGCATATGGCCTCTATTCGTTTAATAAAACTTTTGGGAATAATAAACAGTTGAGCCCAGTAATTATGGAGTGTATTAAGGACCGAGTTAATAAGAACAACTCTACCAGAGTAGGATAGCTTCTTAGCACCCAGTCCCCTGATTTTTGCTACCATCTTCCCAGTTAGAGCAGAACAATCTTTCTTGGATAGTCTACCAGTTTGGATTGGCACACCCAAATACCTGAATGGCATGCTGCCCTCCTGAAAACCTGTCACTGATTTTATTCCTTCCTTAAGGTCCTCATTCATACCATTGAAGAAAATTTCTGATTTGGAGCTATTCATGGTGAGTCCTGATGCTCTTGAGAAAGATGAGAAAGCTTTCATTAGCAAAATAATAGAAGGGGCATTACCTTTGCAGAATAGCAACAAGTCATCTGCAAACATGAGATGGGTGAGCTTGAGGTTTTTGCAGAGGGGGTGGTACTGAAAGGGCCACTTATCAGTTGTATATTTGATCAATCTAGTCAAGTATTCCATACAAATAGTGAATAATAAGGGAGATATGGGATCCCCTTGTCTAAGTCCCCTCTGCCCTTTGaaatatccaaagtgattacCATTCAAGAAAAGGGTAAAAGCAGGAGACCTGACACAGGTCATGACAAGGTGGATAAAATGCTCAGGAAACTTCAAACCAGTCATCATTTGCTCAAAAAAATCCCATTTAACTGTGTCATAGGCTTTCTCAAGGTCAATTTTGAAGAGACAGCGTGGAGACACACCTTTCCTATCATACAGATGCACAATATCTTGGCAGATGAGGACATTTTCAAGAATAGACCTGCCTTTGATGAAAGCTCCTTGGTTATCATGAATTATATCAGGCAAGACCTGGCTTAATCTATTGCAAAGAAGCTTGGAGATGACCTTGTATACAGTATTGCAGCAAGCTATGGGCCTAAAATGCTTCACAGAAGTTGGCCTCTCACACTTTGGAATAAGTGTAACATTAGTAGCATTCACTTGGGTGAGAAGCTTACCTGTGGTAAAAAAAATCAATAACTGCATTGCATAAATCAGCACCCACAACTTCCCATGCATCTTTGAAGAAACCACTGGTGTACCCATCAGGACCTGGTGCTTTGTCCTTTGGAATAGAGAATACAGCTTTCTTAATCTCTTCATGAGTCACAAGCATACTTAAGATAGCTGCATGGTCTAAGGTACATACTCTGCCTTGCTTAGCACAGCAGCATGAACCATCTCAGTAGCATTACTACTTCCAAGGAGGGATTTATAGTATTCAAGAAAAGCTTCCTAAATACTGTCAGTATCAGTGAAGGTCCTACCATTAATATCTTCAATTTGAATGACCTTATTCTTGATGCATCTTTTCTTAATGGCATTATAAAAGAATGTAGTGTTACTGTCCCCTTCTTCCAACCATTTACTCTTAACTTTTTACTGTAGAAAGCTATCTCTGGCCTTGGTAAGCAACCTGGCATTGCCTAAAGCTTCAATCTCCTGGGAGATGAGCTCCTGGTCAGCAGCATTTGCCATTAGCTTTTCCTGAATATCATTCAACTGGTAAACAGCAGCACTTGCTTGATTCTCAATATCAGAGTAACAACTTCTATTCAACTCCTTCAAGATAGACTTCAATGTTTTCAATTTCTTAACCAAAACAAACATTTTAGTACCCTCCAATTCTTCCATCCAGACAGTTTGTATCTTCTCAATAAAATCAGGAGCAAGGctccacatattgaagtatttaaaGCTCTTATTCTTCCCTCCACCCAGGTTGATATTGCTAACAACACAGGGATTATGATCCAGCAAGCCCTCAGGATAGAAATGAGCAGCCATTTCAGGAAATACAGCCAACCAGTCATTGTTAATGAGAAATCTATCTAACCTGCTACATTTCATGTGTCCAGCATCTTGTTTATTCGTCCAGGTGAAAAAAGCCCCAGTGGCAGCAATATCAGACATGCCACATTTATCCAGGCAGTCAATGAAATCCTCCATATCCTCATGTTTTGTGTTTCCTCCTAGTCTCTCATCAGGGGAGATAACAGTGTTGAAATCACCAGCCAAAGCCCAAGGGCCATGACAATTAGAAGCAAAGGAAACTAATTTCTGCCCGAGATCCACCCTATCATTCCCATCATTAAACGCATACACCATGGTAAGGAAAAAGAACTTATTAGTCGCTTTGATATGAACTTTATTATGAATAAATTGAGGGTCATACTGAAGAATCATAACATCAAAGAGACTAGGTTGCCAAATAAGCCAAACCCTTCCTCCCTTATGAAGACTACAATTAGTAGTCACACTCCAGTTTTCAAACATATTATGGGAGACATTTCCTACATTAGCACCATTTATTTTTGTTTCAAGAAGGCCAAAAAGACCAACTTCTTTATTCTGAATAAAATTCCTAATAACCTTCTGCTTATTTACATTATTCATGCCCCTCACATTCCAAAACTCTATGTTATTCATTTAAATTGGTTAAGGGAGGGTTACCATTTTCACACACAACATCACACACAACTTCTTCCTGGACTGGAGATCTACTCTGTTGACTGACAGCATCCTTCTTTGGGGGTAAGTTACTATTAGTCCCATTGTGGTCAGTAGGTTGTAGAACTGCTCCAGCTGGTTTTATATTCTGCAACACTGGGAACTCTGAATCATAAGTTTTATTATTGTCAGAACTGCTAGTATCAGCAGGTTTTGAAATAGGTTTCCAAACTTTTTTCACAGGAGCCTTGTGTTGTTGTTTCTGTGGTACCTTCCTGCAATTATTACCTTCATGTCCAATATTCTTACATTTTGAGCAAATGGTAGGcttccattcatattcaacaTTAATGCTAAGGACATGACCATGTTCATCCAAGAAATTGACAGTATTAGGCAATGTTTGTCCAACTTTCAGTTCAACCACAATTCGTGCAAATCAAAGCCTGGTATTTTCTTCTGTGGCAGTATCAGCTTTAATGAATTTGCCTACCAAACCAGTAATTTTGGGAATGCACTTGCCCCAGAATTTCAATGGCAAGTTATGGAATCTAATCCAAGCAGGCACAAGCTTTACATCTTCTTTCAGTAAATCAATATTTTTTGTCCAAGGCTTAACAATCAAgggtttattatcaaacatatGATACCCTGCCATAAGCACAGCCTCCTTGTCTTTAATATCTTTAAATCTCACCAAAAAAAACTCCATTTGGTAGAAACGATACCTTATCAATGCCATGTTTGCTCCATATGCGATGTATGTATCCATGAAGGACTTCCCATGGTATGTGGGACTTCCCATGGTATGAGATGGTAatacctttatatgctagggaaggtcttgttaaggctccttggtatgtgggggtgttacaaagtgctatcagaccgacgattttggaacctgtaacaaatgagcctaatgaacatagagagtctaataaaatgaacctggtgtatgtatattgggagccctagccgatgctagattttgggtgagtagacgccctcatctcaaaatcatggccccattatgcttaagccagtcactgggtaagGGAAAGTTGAGTCGGTAATTATGTGCCTAGTGTGTATAGTGGTTACGATAGAAATAGTTGCGATGAAGTATATGTTGATAATAATATGTATGATTAGAGATGGAGGTGCACGAAAGTAGTGGAACTGGTGGAAATCTCGTAGTACCTGACAGTGGGTATGATGTAGTAATGGTAACGATTGTTCCGGATAGTTAGTGTTAGTGGCCAATATGATGAATTTGTGAGCCTCGTGTGTGTAGTAATACTGATAATTTATAAGTTGTGGGTTTGTGGTGATGATTATCAAAATCGTATTGGATGAATAAGATAGATGATTGGTTGAATGCTTCCGCATGTGACATGATCAAGTTGAGTAAACtagtttgtatatgttgtggtatAGTTCAATTTCTAGTAGATTTTAATGGCAAGTAATGGttgaatgaataaatgaatgcTTAGAATTATATGATTAGTGGTTACATTGTCAAAGATACTAGTGCGTGATTGGAATCTCTTTGTTATAGTCACAGTCGTATGAGTAGAAATAGGAGGATATGTGTGGAAATGTGTGTGATAAAACTAAGAGATTAAACATTTAATTGGTTAACggttgtcataaaataaaatgtatGTGTTTAGTGGAGTAATGTGTTTGCAAGGATATACGTGTTGAGCTTGTGTAGTAGTAATACGATGTGAATGAGCACAATCATCTGTGACAGTTTCCAAAGTTATTTTGGAATCGCCACGCGTTGCTGTTTTGCAGGGAACTTTCATTAATCTCGTATTTCCGACCGTGTATATAGCCTTGCTTGACCGAGTACaagtgcctactagaccgagtagacctcattcgatctagttaggaagctataacgtcGAGAAAGTTGGAATTCCCTACGAAAACTcaaccgagtagctccaactcgatcgagtggaggccactcgatcgagtaccatacttactcgatcgagtaagtgctagaGTACCTGAAATTTGCGGGTTCATAAACCCTTTCTTTTGTTCATTCtcttattatttccttattaccgcaaaccctaattcccaaagtCCCTCTCAAACCCCTTGATTCTTGTTGTTTGTGGTGCTTCAACTTGGTGATTTTCTTACATAAATTCGTTCTTTTTACTTCCTAATTGATTAAGGTATGAATGCTCACTCTATTTTgatgtttttaattaattagaatcATATAAGATGATGGAAAATGTTGAAAAATTGATTTACATGGGTTAAAACTTGATTCTAATTGTTGCAATAGGATCTAGATGCTTTCCTTTGATGAGTATTGTTGTTAAttatgcaaaaatcgaatcaaattgAATGATGATGTGGAccgaaaattttagggtttgagaaattgaattgatttttggttgtccaTTGTACAAAAGAGGATGAAAATTGAGTAAcatatgttatatatatatatatatatatatatatatatatatatatatatatatatatatatatatatatatatatatatatatatatatatatatatatatatatatcatgtatAGAGtcgatttttgtgattttcaccacaaaacttgtcttaaaactccgtcttaaaagtaccccaaactgaaattcgtctcatgTTATTGTGAACTTGGGTTGTATATGAATATGTTTTGAaggtttgagtcctaaaaagtagTAGTGGTTAAGTTAATTCATGCTAAATATGTTAAAAATTTTACAGCTGTAGAAACCGTCTGATTTCTAAAAAGTGAGAATTTTTCTTGTAATTTTGGAATTGTTGGTGATATtgtgtacttagatgattctttTATGATCAAACATGTATGCTTTGTATGTTTTCGTGTATATGTGGTATTTGTATgctaaaacagatgccgagaccgacaGTAGGAACCAGACagagtaagaggggtagggcttctgagcccgaaatTGGAGAAGGGAGTGGACCGGTAGTTCCGGCGGTACCCAAATACCCGTCCGTGGTATTTGTGGACTTTATACAAAGAAAGAAGTTTGTGGCTTTACAGACTCGTAAGATGAGACCGACCCGCTGCATTGACACGACCCTCTTGGATGATCTGGGTATTGAGATTGATGTCaggcacatctttgagaccttggggttgaCCGGACTTTATCTCCTACGAAAGCATTCGTATGCCTTTCTGACCctcgagttcatgagctcgtttaaatacgagccggtggaacaaattgtggagttccgcctcatgaataccagctttgtcttgaccatggacatgtttgcttctcaccttggcttggctaagcctgCCAAGGGAGCCCTTCATGACATACCGACCGAATGTGAGGTTAGCAGTCTTATGCCttgtatcaccgggaaatcatctcccactgctagtaacatgttgatcaatgatgtgcaacatatCACCTTGAAAATCTTTCTTCGTGCTTTGTCGTGCCTCCTCTACGAGAGATCGGATGtcagtaagttgaactcacatgagtttATACTTctgatggcgtaccttaaccccgagcggactgagagagtgacctttagtgctcccgccatagtgtgtgccagtctagctttgatggcctcgtctaaCACTAGGATCTTGAGTTGTGATGCCATTGCCACACGTTTAGCTGAGAAGCTAACTTCCTTTGAGGCTTCCCCGGCCTACGCCCCTTCAGCCACCCCGGTACCTACCTTAGACAGAGCCTACTTCCTCGACctaaaatggttgagaaccttggaggatggcagtttagcgtggagggtgtcgtgcatgagttggatgaggataccagctcctgagcacctcccaccgacaaaGCCTTTACCTGCGGCAGTTATATCTGCcgattctgacgaggaggaggagggggaTGCGCGTCCTGCGAGGCAAACGTACTTTATCGACCCAGAGATCCTCCGAGTCATGCCTGAGCCGAGGAAAGGGGAGAACGTGAGGGCTTAGGAGGATCGACCTAGGATTGGGAGAGGGCCACGCCGAGTGCGAGATAGAGTGGCCGAGACTCAGCCACAGCAGCCGGTACCACCACAGTATCCGTTTCCTGGTTACCCTTCTTTTGATACCCCGGAGACGCGTGAGAGCTACCTTgccgagagagtgtcctctaccttgacgctccagaacatgcatgagatggcatatGTTCAGGGTATTGGGACTTCGGGACCACACCCGGTTTGGTGCAGGGGAGTCGGGGACAGCAGCGGGGTTttcactcctacggggtggatatgtctacatggggagcacctcagttATACCCTTACGGTGGTTTGACCCCTTGGTACGTGAGACTAGATGTTGGAGCCGGTGGTGATGCGGGTCTTGGTGCGTCAGGAGCAGGCACTTCGGGAGGTAGTGGTGACGAGGATGcagtgatggatgagcagcagcagcaggagtgatgatACTCCGTTTCTTTCTTTTATATTTGTAGTTGATGATGGATATTAGTTTGTTTCGGTTGGTACTTTTCTGAACTTGGTTTGTatcggtggccataaggccgtacttgcttATTTCTAGACTTGTTTTACAGGATTTGTGGCCGGGTTATCATCCCGATTCGTAGTTATGTGATTATATAGCTTGTGTTTGGATTTCTGGGCAA
The Silene latifolia isolate original U9 population chromosome 11, ASM4854445v1, whole genome shotgun sequence genome window above contains:
- the LOC141613774 gene encoding uncharacterized protein LOC141613774, with the protein product MNNVNKQKVIRNFIQNKEVGLFGLLETKINGANVGNVSHNMFENWSVTTNCSLHKGGRVWLIWQPSLFDVMILQYDPQFIHNKVHIKATNKFFFLTMVYAFNDGNDRVDLGQKLVSFASNCHGPWALAGDFNTVISPDERLGGNTKHEDMEDFIDCLDKCGMSDIAATGAFFTWTNKQDAGHMKCSRLDRFLINNDWLAVFPEMAAHFYPEGLLDHNPCVVSNINLGGGKNKSFKYFNMWSLAPDFIEKIQTVWMEELEGTKMFVLVKKLKTLKSILKELNRSCYSDIENQASAAVYQLNDIQEKLMANAADQELISQEIEALGNARLLTKARDSFLQ